The Chloroflexota bacterium nucleotide sequence AATCGTCTCGCCAGTGTGAGTCCGGCGGGCTCGCTCGAGTCCGCGCCCGATTGCCTCCGCCGCATCGCATATCCGCAGGCCTTTGCGGACCTGGTCCAGGACCAATCGATGCAGAACGGCCTCGATCCATACGTCCTGCTCGCGCTGTTGCGGGAGGAGAGCTGGTTCGACCCGATGGCGCGCTCGGGATCGCCGGCCTACGGATTGAGTCAGGTGACCCAGCCGACCGGCGCCGACATCGCGCGCGGGCTCGGCAAAGCCGATTTTCGGCCAACCGATCTCTATCGACCGACGATCAGCGTGGCATTTGGCGCGTGGTACCTCGGGCAACAGCAGCGCTCATTCAACGACCGCCCCCTGCTTGCTCTCGCCGCCTACAACGCCGGGCCGGGCAACGCGCGGCGCTGGACCAACGGGAATGCAGGCATCGATCCCGACGACTTCGTGACGAACATCGATTACCCGGAGACGCGAACCTACGTGCGCTCCATCTACGAGATTTACGCGACGTACCGAGCCCTCTACGGCGGATAGAGCCACGCGCCCGACGCCGCTCGACTCCGGTCCGCGGTTACCGGCGGAAGAGGACCCGGCGGAAGGTCTCGGCGTATTCGACCCCGTGATCTTCCCCGGCCTTTCGCAGGCGTTCCTTGGCGAATTCGGCCACTCGATCGAAGTCGCCGAACTGACTCTCGTGATGACGCAGCGCGTCCACCTTGCACGAGACGGAATCGCTCACGTCCACGAAATAGTTCGGATCATTGGCGCCCCACAGGTAGAGCTGTGGGACTGAATGCGGCTGCAGCCCGGCGGCGATCTGCTCCGGGTACTGCAGCGGACTGCGGGAGAAGGGATACACGGCGTCGACCGCGGCCTGTCCGGCCGCCCGGTGGTCGGCGTGGTTCACATAGCCCGTCGAGGTGATGATGGTGGACGGATCGTGGGTGAACACGGCGTCCGGCTTCCACGTTCGAATCCAGCGGACGACGTCGCCCCGGAGGTCGATTCCGTACACCAGTTCGCCGTCGCGGCGGGGAAGGAATGCCACCTCGCTGACGCCGATCACGGCGGCGGCCGCGCGCTGCTCGCGCTCGCGTCGGGCCGCCAGCTCTTCTGGGTCCACGCCAAACTCGTCGCTCCCCTTGTCACCGTTGGTGCAGATCAGATAGAAGGCGGTCGAGCCCTGCCGCACCCACTTGGCGACAGTTCCTCCACACCCGAACTCGGCGTCATCGGGGTGGGCCGCGACAACCAAGATGCGGCTGGGGATTTCCTCAGCCTCGGCTGCGCGCTGCTCTTCACTTGCCACGGCCCGAACGTCCGATGGCTCAGTCATCTTGATCTTCCTCCGTCAGCGCACCCGTGTAGGGTGCGCGGCTTGGGGTGTACGTGGCGAACGACGTTGGAGATTCCCAGAAGCGCACGGCCGCGACCGGGAAGTGGTGCTCGGCCGCGATGTCGTAGATCAGCTCGGCCAGGCATTCCGCGGTGGGGTTCCGGTCCATCACGTACACGGGCTCGTTCATCTCGATCAGGACGGGCAAGAGCGGGTCATCCCGTCGGAGCACCATCTTGTGGTCGACGTGTTCGTCGATCCAGTCCTGAATGGCGTGCTTGAGGACCGTGAAGTCGGTGGCGATATCGGCCGCGTCCAGTTCTTCCGTCGCCAGCTCCACCTCCACCCGGGCATTGTGCCCGTGGGGATGGGCGCATTTGCCGTCGTAGTTCATGAGTCGATGACCGTATGCGAAGTGGATCTCGGTTGTGACTCGATACACGATCGCCCCTCTCACGCCACGAGGCGCCCGCCATCGACGGGCAAGATGGCGCCGGTGATGAAGTCCGACCCCTCGATCAGGAAGAGCGTCGCCGCCGCGATGTCGCGCGGCGATCCCCAGCGGCCCAAAAGCGTGCCGGCTCGGGCTTCCTCCGTCTCGGCAGCGGAAAGATCAAGTGGCGGCGCGATGGGGCCCGGAGCTATGGCGTTCACGCGAACGGTTGGCGCCAGCTCGCGGGCGAAGGCCATCGTCATCGTGATTATCCCGCCTTTCGCGGTGAGGTAGGGCAGGTAATCCGCATAGGGCCGATACGCAGCCCAGTCGGCGAGATTGACGATGGCGCCGCCCCCACTTGCGATCATGTGGCGTCCGATCTCGAGGCAGCAAAGAAAGGGCCCCTTGAGATTGACGGCGATCGACTCGTCCCACTGCTCCTCGGTGAGCGTCGCGAGTGGCGTTTTGGGGTAGATCGATGCGTTGTTGACCAGCGCGTCGATTCGTCCGAACCGATGGGCGGCATGGTCCCGAATCCGTCGTACGTCATCGCCGCGCGAAACGTCGCCCTGGAGCGCGATGGCAGCGCCACCGCGAGCGGCTATCTCGTCGACCAGCTTGCCCGCGGCTTCGGCCGACGTGCGGTAGTTGATGACCACGTTTGCGCCGCGGCCCGCGAGCGCCAAACAGATCTCCCGTCCTATTCGGAGCGCGCTTCCCGTGACGAGCGCAGTGCGGTCTCGAAGCTCCACGTGCCACCTCGTGTACGGAAGGGAATGCCTAATCTTGCACTATGGTCAATGCACCGGTAAAGTAGCCTGTTCCCACACACCGTTTCGGAGGCGCACCGTGCCCGACGATGTCCACTGTGCGCTGGTGAGCGGCGGTCTGGACAGCGCGGTGATGCTGAGTCGCATGCTGGACGATGGGGCGAGCATCCAACCGGTGTACGTGCAGACGGGGACGGCCTGGGAATCGGTCGAATTCCGGTGGCTCGAACGGTTCCTGAAGGCGCTGGATTCTCCGCGGCTCCGGCCGGTCCACGTGCTCCGGTTTCCTATGAGCGACGTCTACGGTGCCCACTGGAGCATGCGAGGCGCCGACGTGCCCTCGGCGGACACGCCCGACGAAGCCGTCTATCTACCCGGACGCAACGTCATCCTCGTCGCCAAGACGGCCGTCTACTGTGCCCTCAATGGGATGCATCGCATCGCCCTGGGGGTGCTGGCAGGAAATCCGTTCCCCGACGCGACCGATTCGTTCTTCACGTTATTGGCTACGTCGCTCTCCGAAGGCCTGTCGCACTCGATCGAGGTCGATCGCCCACTGGCCGGCATGCACAAGCCGGACGTCGTGCGGGCTGGCGCAGCGCTCCCCCTCGGTTTGACCTTCTCGTGCATCGATCCCGTTGACGGCAACCATTGCGGGCGCTGCAACAAGTGCGCCGAGCGCCGCCAGGGTTTCGTAGCCGCCGGTGTGGCGGACCCGACGCAGTATGCCGCTCAGCCCTCGCGACCCTGAGGGGGGACGCAAAAATGCCGATGGTATAATCGGCAAAGAGATCCCTGGGGAGCGTCAATGCCTGAGCCGGGCGCTCGCGACCACAGCGCGGGGCGAGACGAGGCATTGGCCCCTTCGATCGCCACTGACTTGCGCGACGGTCGAGACCCCGAAGACCTCGCCGACGCGCTTCAATCGTTGTCCGACCCCGAGGCGATCGCCCAGCTCCGCGCGCCGGGTTTGACCGAAGCGCCGTCCGCCGCCCCCTTCCTGGAACGGGTCGCGCTCTCGGCCCGACCCCCGGTCGCCTCCGTGGCTGCCGATCTCCTCGGGACGGTGCGCCACGTCGAAGCCGCGAATGCGCTGGATCGCGTCGCCTCCACGTCCGGAGATCGAGCCGTGAAAAAGGCGGCCCGACGCTCCCTGTACCGTCTGGCCAGCCAGGGCATAAAGCCGGAGAAGGTGGCGGAGACCACCACAGCAACGGTTGGGAGCCGAGCAGCGACGATCTACCGCGTGATCGCCAGCGCATACGACGGAAGCGGATCGCGCGCGATCTGGTTCGGGGCGGAGCGACCACTGGGGGGCATCTACCTCATCGCCGTGATGTTGAACGACCTCGAGGGTCTCGTGGACGTCACGGTGCGCGACACGACCCGCAAACGTTTCGCGGAGCTGGAAGAGTCGCGGCGCGCGCAGGATCCGACGGCGTGGGTCGAGCTACCCCACGACTACGCCAAGCAGCTCGTCCAGGAGGCGGCATCCGTGTCGCGGGAGGCGCATCGCCCGATTCCACCGGCGTTCGTCATGTGGTCGGACGTGATTGACAACCCGGATGAGCCATTTGGCCAGGCGCTGATCTACCGCGAGATCAGCGCGATCGAAGTGCGCCTGCATCCGACCCTGGTCGACGAGTCCCCGCGGCTCTTCGAACAGCCCGAGATCGAACCGTGGTTTGATCCGCCCAGCGCGACGCGCCGATGGGTGCGCCAGTTGACCGAATCTACCGCGACGCGGCTGATCCTGACCCCGGAAAGTCCACAAGACCGTCAGGAGCGGATCATCCGCGAGGCCGCCAAGGAGCTGTATCCGCCGAAAGTCTTGAAGGGGCTCCGGCGTCGACTCGAGGAAACCGCCTACATCTTTCAGCGGACCGGGCGGGAAGTCGAGGCGCGCCGCGCCGTCGCCGCCGCGGTCACCATCGAGGACCTCCGTCCGTTGCAGCCTCTGCACCCGTTCATCCGGGCGCTCGCCGTCCGGTCCCTGATGATCGGTGTCGAGGTCGAGCGGTCGGGCGCTGAGCCCGCGCGGCTGGCCCTCGCTCCCTAAGGGATCCAGGCGTGCGGAGCGTTGTGGCGCTGATCCTAGCCGGCGGCCAGGGTGAGCGACTGTCCGTTCTCTCGCGCGAGCGCGCGAAGCCGGCCGTTCCCTTCGGCGGCAAGTACCGCATCATCGACTTCACCCTGAGCAACTGTGTGAACTCCGGTATCTACGACGTCGCCATCCTCACCCAGTATCGACCCCACTCGCTCAATGATCACATTGGGATCGGCCGGCCGTGGGACCTGGATCGAACCCATCGTGGCGTGCGCCTGCTTCAGCCATTCCTGGGCCGTCGGGACTCCGACTGGTACCGAGGCACGGCCGACGCCGTGAATCAGAACCTCACCTTCATCACCACGCACCGAGACGAGGTCGTTCTCATCCTTTCCGGTGACCACGTGTACCGCATGGATTACCGCCGGATGCTGGAATTCCACGAGGACCGGGGGGCCGACGTAACGGTGGGCGTGTTCGAAGTGCCGATCGAGGATGCCGGCCGATACGGCACGCTCTTTGCCGACGAGCGCGGCCGCGTGCTCTCGTTCGATGAGAAGCCCAAAAACCCCCGCAGCAACCTGGTGTCCATGGGCATCTACATCTTCGAAAAGGACATCCTTGCCGAGCGCTTGGCCGAGGATGCGGCCGCGCGCACGGCGCACGACTTCGGCCGCGACATCATCCCGTCCATGGTGAATCGCGACCGCGTCTATGCGTACCGCTTCCAGGGCTATTGGCGCGACGTGGGGACCATCGAGAGCTACTGGGATGCGAACATGGAGCTGGTCGAAGATCCGCCCGAGTTTGACCTCTACGATCCTGAATGGGTCATCCACACTCGGAGCGAAGAGCGGCCACCAGCCCGGGTGCTGTCCGAGGCGCGGGTGAGTCGCAGCCTCATCAGCCACGGCTGCACGATCTACGGGCAAGTCGAACATTCGGTCCTGTCCCCAGGGGTCATCATCGAGCCAGGCGCCATTGTGCGGGACTCGATTGTGATGACCGACACCGTGGTGGGGACCGGCGCCGTGGTGGACCGCTCGATCATCGATAAGGAGGTTCGGGTCGAGCGCGGCGCAATCGTCGGATTCGGCGAGGCCAACGTCATCAATCGCCTCGAGCCCCAGCGTCTCAACGCCGGCATCACCATCGTGGGGAAGCGCGCGGAGATCCCGGTCGGCGTGCGGATCGGACGGAATTGCATGATCGATGCGCGCGCGCGACTGAGCGATTACGGCGGATCCGCCGTCGTTCCGAGCGGCGAATCCATCATCGCCCGATCTACCGAAACCCAGATTCCCGCGCGGCGGACCGCTGCGCGCGCTTAGTCGGCGCCCCGCTCCTCAGGCGTGCCCGAAGCCCGTAGCGCTCAGTGCGCGACCCGTGGGACAATGAGCTGATGGCCGCACAGGGAGATGGCGATGAAGCTTGGCGCGTTTACCTTCGTACTGCACTCCCACCTACCGTACTGTCGGCAGGCGGGGAGATGGCCGCACGGAGAAGAGTGGATCCACGAGGCAGCGACGGAGTGCTACGTGCCGCTCCTTCGGGGACTGTGGGACCTGCGCGATGAGGGAGTCGCGTTCAAGTCGACGATCGGTCTCACTCCAATCCTCGTGGAGCAGCTTCGTGACCCGCTGGTCAACGAGCACCTCGAGCAATACATTCGCGGGCTGATCGACGCGGCGTCGAGTGACGTTGCGCGGCATCAGCGCGCCGGTTCGGAGCGGCTTGCGGCCTTGGCGTCGCGCTATCGGTCCCTGTACGCGGAGACGCTGCAAACCTACCTCGACCGGCTTGGTGGAGACGTCGTTGGGGCCTTCAAGAGCCTGCAGGACTCCGGCCATATCGAGATCGCGACGTCAGCCGCCACGCACGGGTACCTGCCCCTCTTCGAGCGCGAGTCATCCGTGGCGGCGCAGGTGGCGGTAGGACTCGATGCGTACCGCCGAATCTTCGGTCGGCGCCCGACCGCGATCTGGCTGCCCGAGTGCGCGTACCGCCCCGCGCGGACGGTGACCATCGACGGCGTCCCGATCCGCCAGGCAGGCCTGGAGGAGGTCCTCGCCGACTACGATTTGCAGGTCTTTTTCAGCGAAACGCACACGGTGGAGGGCGGCACGCCCGTGGGCAAGGCCGCGGGCGACACGATTGGACCCTACGGCGACGTCCCGCGGCGCTACTCCGTCCCGCTTTCGAGCCCGGCTACACCCCACCATGGCACCACATTTGAGCCGTACTATGTCGGCTCGACGCACGTTGCTGTCATCGCGCGCAACAATCGCACAGGCATGCAGGTCTGGTCCGCCGAGCACGGCTATCCCGGCGACTACGCGTACCGAGAGTTCCACAAGCGTGACGGGGTATCCGGGATGCGGTACTGGCGCATTACCGGACGTCGAGTGGACCTGGCGGACAAGGCGGAATACGATTTCGATCGGGCGCGCGATGCGATGAATAGCCATGCGCGCCACTTTGCCCAGCTCGTGGAGGACCTGGTCGCAGGCTACCACGCGCAGACCGGTCGCTATGGCATCGTGAGCTGCGCCTACGACACCGAGCTGTTCGGCCACTGGTGGTTCGAAGGTACCGACTGGCTGCGCGAGGTGCTACGGCTTCTCGCCGCGAGCGACGTCGTCGACCTGACAACGGCAAGCGAGTTCGTCCAGCTGCATCCTCCAGAGCACCACATCACCCTTCCCGAGAGCTCCTGGGGCCAGGGCGGGGGCGACTTCACCTGGAAGAACGTCGACACGGAGTGGATGTGGCCCGTGATCCATGAACGCGAACGCAGGATCGAATGTATCGCCGACCGACACACCCACGCGAACGATCTGGAGGCGGCGGTGCTCAAGCAGGCCGCGCGCGAAGCGCTGTTGCTCCAGAGCAGCGATTGGCCATTCCTCGTGACCACGGGCCAGGCGCGGGAGTACGCCATCGAGCGATTCGAGGGGCACGTCGAACGGTTCGATCGTCTGGCGTCGGCGCTCGAGAGCGGAACCGTCGACGCGCGGGCGAGGGCGCTGGCCGACGAGCTATACGATCGTGATAATCCGTTCGCCGACATCGACTGGCGAACGTTTCAAAGCTCGACGAGCGCGCAGCCGCGTCGTCGGTCGGCCGCCAGTTGAGCGCGGGCCCGCGGAACGCGACCGCTCCCGTCAAGGTCCTGTTCGTCGCCGCCGAGGTCGCTCCCTTCGTCAAGGTGGGAGGTCTCGCGGACGTGGCGGGCGCACTCCCGAAGGCGCTGTGCGCCATGGGCCACGACGTACGCGTCGTTATGCCGCTCTATCGGCAAATCGATCGCAATGCGCGCGGCGTGCGGCGAACCAACGCCAGCGCGATCGCGGTTCCGGGCAGCGACGCCCCGGCGGAGCTGTACGAATCGAAGATGGGCGCCGTGACGGTGTACCTGATTGCCAGCAACCGCTTCTTCGACCGCGACGGCGTGTACGGCTTTCCGGACGACACCGAACGATTCCTGTATTTCTGCTGGGCTGCGCTCTCGGTGTTGGACGCTGTGGATTGGGAGCCCGAGGTCATCCACTGCAACGATTGGCACACGGCGGTGATTCCCTACTGGCTTCGAACGCGACGCGATCTTCCGCAACGGGCGCGGGCGTCGGCATCGCTGCTGACGATCCACAACCTCGCCTATCAGGGGGCCTTCGACCCGGGAAAGCTCGGACCGCCGTGGGTCGATCCGGCCACGCTTCGGAAGCGCGGAGACGGCGGCGCCGACCTCATGAGCCAGGGGATCCAGTTCGCGGATCTCATCAGCACCGTGAGTGAGCAATACGCTCACGAAATCACGACGCCCGAGTTCGGCGAGGGTCTCGACGGGCTTCTGACGTCACGGCAGAATCAGCTCCGGGGCATTCTGAACGGGATCGACTACGAGACCTTCGATCCTGCTCGGGATCCGCACATTGCCATGAACTACTCAGCCGACGACGTCCGGGGAAAGGCGGCGTGTAAAGCTGCGTTGCAGCGCGAGATGGGGTTCGACGTAAACCCCCGCACGCCGGTGGTCGCACTGATCGGCCGACTGGCCGACCAGAAGGGATTCGACCTCGTCGCTGAGGTGCTGGAGCCCCTCACGGCCGAGGCGAATGTTCAGGTCGTGGTCCTGGGTACCGGAGACCAACGGTATCACGACCTCTTTCGCGTCCTTGCGTCCCACAACCGGGCGCGCATAGCCGTGAACCTGACCTTTGACGAGGCGCTCGCTCAGCGGATCTACGCCGGCGCCGACGCGTTCCTGATGCCGTCTCGATTCGAGCCGTGCGGACTGGGGCAGATGATCGCGCTCCGGTATGGGACGGTGCCGATCGTGCGGGCCACCGGAGGCCTGGCTGACACGGTCCAGGACTACCAGCCGTCGACACAGCGGGGGACCGGTTTTGTCTTTCGTCGCTATGACGCGACCGCGCTCACCTTCGCGGTTGGGCGCGCCCTGGAGGTGTATCGCGACGCCGAGCGGTGGCGCGGAATTCAGGAGCGCGGCATGCGCCAGGATTTCTCGTGGGGCGCGTCGGCGGCGCGCTACGTCGAGGCGTACCGCGACGCCTGCGCCCTGCGGCGACAGGACCCCTCGCCCGTTCCGAGGGGGATGGGCGGGTGATCGCGTCGCGGGGTTAGGCGGGGGCGGGAGCGGGCAAGTCGACCGTAATGCCGGCGAGCGCTCGATCCATGACCTGCGCCGACCGCTCGTCGATCTCCACCAGCGGCAGCCGTAATCCGCCGCACGAAAAGCCGCAGCGCGCCAGCGCGTACTTCAGCGGAATGGGACTCGTCGTCGCAAAGAGGGCGCTAAAGAGGGGTGAGAGCGACGCGTGGATCCGTGCCGCCTCCTCCGGGACGCCCTCGACGGCGCATGCGATCATGCGAGCGAGCTGCCTCCCGACCAGATGGCTCGCGACGCTCACGACTCCGTAGCCGCCGAGGGCCAGGATCGGGAGGGTCACGGCGTCGTCCCCGCTCCACACGCGGAAGCCCGGCTCGGCGTCGCGAATGATGGTGGCGATTGCCTCCATGTTGCCGCTCGCCTCTTTCACGCCGACGATGTTGGGAGTGCGGCTCAGACGGATCGTCGTCTCCGGAAGCATGTTCGTCGATGTTCGGCTTGGAATGTTGTAGAGGAGGATCGGGATGCTGACGGCGTCGGCGATTGCGCGAAAATGCCGCTCGAGGCCGGCCTGGGGCGGCTTGTTGTACCAGGGCACCGTCCCGAGAATACCGTCGACCCCGAGGCGCTCGGCCTCCTGGCTGAAGCGCACGCTCTCCGCCGTGTCGTACCCGCACGTCCCGGCGATGACAGCCGCGCGATCGCCCACGGCGTCTTTGATCTCCGAAAACAGCCGGGCCTTCTCCTGGTGGGTCATGGTGGGCGCTTCGCCCGTCGTGCCCGCGATGACGAGGCTCTGCGTTCCCGACGCGAGCAGCGCATCAGCGAGCTGGCGAGCGCGCGGATAGTCCACCGAGCCATCATCAGCAAAGGGCGTGGCCATGGCGGTAATGAGGCGGCCAAACGGTTGCATCCGTCTACCTCAGGCGAAAAGCAGCTCGGCCACCTGCACGGCGTTCAGGGCGGCGCCCTTTCGCAGATTGTCGGAGACGATCCACATCGCGATCCCGTTCGGGTGCGAGATGTCGCTCCGGATTCTGCCGACAAACACCTCGTCGCGGCCGGCGGCCTGCAAAGGCAAAGGGTACCGCGATTCGAAGGGCTCGTCCACCACGGCGATGCCCGGCGCGGACGCCAAGATCGCGCGCGCCTCCCCCGCTGTCATGGGGTGCGAAAGCTCGACGTGGACGGCTTCGGAGTGGCCGACCTCAACCGGGACCCTCACGGTCGTGGCGGAGATGGCGATATCTGGCGCGTGCATGATCTTCCGCGTCTCGTTGACCAGCTTCATCTCTTCGCTGGTGTATCCGTTGTCTCGGAAAGATCCGATGTGCGGGAGCACGTTGAGGACGATGGGATGCGGATACGCCGACGTTTCCAGGCCGGGCGCGTGCGCCGAGAGCGGGGCCGTCGAAGCTCCGGATCCGTTCTGCGCGCGCGCCGCGTCGACCACGGCCAGGGTTTGGGTCCGCAGCTCCTCGACCGCGGCGGCGCCGGTGCCCGACACGGCCTGATACGAGTCCACGATGACGCGGGTGATCGGGTTGGCGCGGTGGATGGGTGCCAGCGCCACGACCATCTGGATCGTTGAGCAATTCGGACCCGCGATGATGCCACGGTGTCGATGCGCATCGTCAGGATTGACCTCGGGCACGACCAATGGGATCGCCGGGTCCATCCGCCACGCGGCGCTATCGTCGATCACGACGGCGCCGGCGCGCGCTGCGATCGGGGCCATCTCGCGACTGATCTCCTCGTCGACGGAGAAGAACGCGAGATCTACGCCGTCGAACGAGTCGGCCCGGGCCGCGTGGACGGGGATCTCCTGGCCCTTGAACCGCACGGTCTTGCCTTCCGAGCGCTCGGATGCGAGCGGGCGCAGCTCCGCGACCGGGAAGCCGCGCTCTTCGAGCACGCGAAGGAAGGTGCGCCCGACGAGGCCGGTCGCACCCAGGACGGCGACGGTGAGATGACGATTCAAGGACTCCTCCCCAGCGTACTACGTGAGATCCATGAGCTGGTCGAGCCCGTACACGAGCCCGACTCGTCCCCGCAGATGTTTGAGGGCGTAGATGACCCCCGGAACGAACGAGTCCCGGCCGATCGAGTCGTGCCGGATGGTGAGCGACTGGCCCGGCCCGCCGAACACGACCTGATGCGAGGCGACGAACCCGGGCATCCGCAGGCTGTGGATGTGAACGTCGGAGCCGATGCCGCCGCGCGTGCCGGGTATCGTGTGCTTGGTGACGTGATCACCGCTGAACGGCCTGTCGCGCGCGGCTCGCATCGCCTCGGCCACCATCAGTGCCGTGCCGGACGGCGCGTCGATCTTTCCGTCGTGGTGGGTCTCGATGATCTCGGCGCTGTCGAAGAATTTGCTCGCCAGACGGGCGAACTGCATCAGCAAATTGGCGCCGATGGCGAAGTTGGGGGCGACGAGCGCCGCGACACCCGACGTGCGCGCGAAGGAGTCAATCTCTTTCAGATCGCTCGGCGCCAGGCCCGTCGTGCCGATCACGATGGGGATGCCGCGTCCGAGCGCCGTCTCGGCGTTCTCCCTCGCGGCCTCTGCCGTGGTGAAGTCCACGACTGCGTCGACCTCGACCAGCGTGAGCAGATCCGACAGGGATGTCGTGATGGGGATGTCGGGCGGCGGCGATCCGTCGATGGGAGGCCGAGGATCGCACCCGCCGACGACGACCAGCGCAGGGTCCTCAGCGAGGCTGACACGCATCTCCTGGCCCATCCGGCCGAGGACTCCGCAGATCGCGACGCGAATGGGTCGAGTAGAAGCTGACGTGGCGCCCTCCGTCGCCACGATCAGTCCTCGTGCGGCAGGCCCTCATCCCACCGGGGATTCGGGCGCGCCACGGGTGGGCGGTCGTGCAGCGGCGCCGGTCCTCGCGGTGGCCGCTCGGGCGCACCGGGTCGCGCAGGGGGACGATGGCGCTCGGGCGGGCCTCCTTCACGCCGTGGGCCCCCCGAGGGCTCGCGCGGTCGATCGAAGCCGCGACCGCCACCTCGGATGATGTTCCCCTGGGTCGGTCGGCCTGCGTTCTCGCGGCCGTTGGGTCCGCGCCCGCCGGCGCCCGTCGGCATGGGCGGCCGACCCGGGCCTTCGCCCTCGGGAGTCGGAGCGAGCAGCGCGCGCCGCGAGAGATTGATCCGCCCCTGCCGGTCGATCTCCGTCACCAGGACCGTGATCTCATCGCCGATCTTGACGACGTCTTCGACCGAGGGGACGCGATAGTCGGCTAGCTCGGAGATGTGGACGAGGCCCTCCTTACCCGGAAGGACCTCGACGAACGCTCCGAACGCCATGATGCGAGTCACTTTGCCGGTGTAGATGGTGCCAACTTCAACGTCCCGGGTGAGGCCTCGAATGATGTCGATGGCCTTCTGCGTGTTCTCCGCGCTGGTCGAGCCGATGAGCACCGTGCCGTCGTCTTCGATGTCGATGGTGCACTTCGTCTCTTCGGTGATTCGCCGGATGACCTTGCCACCCGGGCCGATGATGTCGCGAATGCGGTCGGGGTTGATGGTGATCTTCGTGATCCGCGGGGCGTATGGCGACAGCTCCGGCCGCGTGACCTGGATGGCTTGACGCATTTTATCGAGGATGAACATGCGCGCTTCGTGCGCCTGCGCCAGGGCTTCGCGCATGATCGTCGGCGTGATGCCGCGCACCTTGATGTCCATCTGGAGACCGCAGACCCCGTGGACCGTGCCGGCGACTTTGAAATCCATGTCGCCAAGGAAGTCCTCGACTCCCTGGATATCGGTCAGGATGCGATACGTGCCATCGTCCCGAGTCACCAGACCCATCGCGATGCCCGAGACGGGCTCGCGGATGGGCACGCCGGCGTCCATGAGGGCAAGTGTCCCAGCGCACACGCTGCCCATTGAGGTCGATCCGTTGGAAGAGAGGACCTCGGCGACGAGGCGGATGGTGTAGGGGAACTCGGCCTCGTCGGGCAGCACGGCCTGGAG carries:
- a CDS encoding aspartate-semialdehyde dehydrogenase — protein: MNRHLTVAVLGATGLVGRTFLRVLEERGFPVAELRPLASERSEGKTVRFKGQEIPVHAARADSFDGVDLAFFSVDEEISREMAPIAARAGAVVIDDSAAWRMDPAIPLVVPEVNPDDAHRHRGIIAGPNCSTIQMVVALAPIHRANPITRVIVDSYQAVSGTGAAAVEELRTQTLAVVDAARAQNGSGASTAPLSAHAPGLETSAYPHPIVLNVLPHIGSFRDNGYTSEEMKLVNETRKIMHAPDIAISATTVRVPVEVGHSEAVHVELSHPMTAGEARAILASAPGIAVVDEPFESRYPLPLQAAGRDEVFVGRIRSDISHPNGIAMWIVSDNLRKGAALNAVQVAELLFA
- the dapA gene encoding 4-hydroxy-tetrahydrodipicolinate synthase, giving the protein MQPFGRLITAMATPFADDGSVDYPRARQLADALLASGTQSLVIAGTTGEAPTMTHQEKARLFSEIKDAVGDRAAVIAGTCGYDTAESVRFSQEAERLGVDGILGTVPWYNKPPQAGLERHFRAIADAVSIPILLYNIPSRTSTNMLPETTIRLSRTPNIVGVKEASGNMEAIATIIRDAEPGFRVWSGDDAVTLPILALGGYGVVSVASHLVGRQLARMIACAVEGVPEEAARIHASLSPLFSALFATTSPIPLKYALARCGFSCGGLRLPLVEIDERSAQVMDRALAGITVDLPAPAPA
- the dapB gene encoding 4-hydroxy-tetrahydrodipicolinate reductase translates to MATEGATSASTRPIRVAICGVLGRMGQEMRVSLAEDPALVVVGGCDPRPPIDGSPPPDIPITTSLSDLLTLVEVDAVVDFTTAEAARENAETALGRGIPIVIGTTGLAPSDLKEIDSFARTSGVAALVAPNFAIGANLLMQFARLASKFFDSAEIIETHHDGKIDAPSGTALMVAEAMRAARDRPFSGDHVTKHTIPGTRGGIGSDVHIHSLRMPGFVASHQVVFGGPGQSLTIRHDSIGRDSFVPGVIYALKHLRGRVGLVYGLDQLMDLT